CATCGTTCAGGCCACCGTTGAGACCCTCTACATGGTCGGGCTTTCGCTCCTCCTCGCTGTTCTCATCGGACTTCCTTTGGGCGTCGTCCTCCTCGTCACGAGCCCCGGCCATCTCCGCCCGAACGCGGTGCTCTACCACGCCTTGGGTGTGGTGGTCAACGTCTTTCGCTCCGTTCCGTACATCGTCCTCATCCTCTGGACGATCCCCCTCTCGCGCTTCCTCATCGGAACGAGCTTCGGGACGAATGCGGCGGTGATCTCCCTCACCTTGGGTACCGCCCCGTTCTTCGCCCGGCTCGCGGAAGGTGCGATGCGCGAGGTGGACCGCGGGGTGATCGAGGCCGCTAAGGCGATGGGGGCAACGGACTTCGCCATCGTGACCCGCGTCCTCATTCCCGAAAGCCTCCCGGGGATTCTTTCCGGGGTGACGGTAACGGCGGTAGCGCTCGTGAGCTTTTCCGCGATGGCGGGACTCGTAGCCGGTGGCGGACTCGGGGCGATGGCCTGGAACTACGGCTACAACTCCTTCCAGACGGACACCCTCTTCGTCACCACCGTGATCCTCGTCCTCATCGTGCAGGTCGTGCAAATGCTCGGCGACCGCTTCGTCCGCGCTGTCGACCGAAGGTAAGCGCCTTCGGTCGCGTTGGGAAGTCGTTCTCTTTGCCGGGGTTGGGAATCCCGCCGCCTCTGTGCGGGGTCTCCATATACTGCAAGGTTTCGCCTGCCTGCGTCTTGGTGCGGATCGGGGCGCCCGCCGAAGATGCGGGGATGCGGCGGAAACCGCGCAAACTCGAAACTCGTCACGAAACAAGGAGGGGGTTTGGGTGAAGAAGCACGTCCTCGGAATCGCGCTCGCGGTGGCGGTACTCCTCTTCGGCGTTGCCGCCTGCGGTGGCGGAGGGGGTACGTCTTCGTCGAAGACGCTCACCGTGGGGGCGACGGCGGTCCCGCACGCGGAGATCCTCAACGACGTCGTCAAGCCGGAGCTGGCCAAGCAAGGCATCGACCTCAAGGTCGTGATCTTCCAAGATTACATCCAGCCCAACGAAAAGCTCTACGAAAAGGAGCTCGACGCGAACTACTTCCAGCACCTTCCCTTCCTCGAGCAGACGAATCGGGAAAAGGGGTATAACCTCGTCCCCCTCGTAGGCGTCCACATCGAGCCCATGGGGGGCTACGTGGCCAAGGGGAAGCCTTACAAGAGCGTCCAAGACCTCCCGAACAACGCCACCGTAGCCATCACGAACGATCCGACGAACGTCGGTCGCATGCTCCTTCTCCTCGAGCGGCAGGGGCTCATCAAGCTCAAGGAAGGCGTCGGGCCGAAGGCCCAGCTCACCGACATCGTGGAGAACCCCAAGAACCTCAAATTCTTTCAGATGGACGCGGCGATGCTTCCCAAGGCGCTCGACGATCCGAAGGTAGACCTCGCCCTCATCAACACGAACTTCGCCCTTCAGGCGGGACTCAACCCGCTCAAGGACGCGATCTTCCTCGAAGACTCGTCCTCTCCGTACGTGAACGTCTTGGCCGTGCGTCCGGAGTCCAAGGACGACCCGAGGATTCAAAAGCTCGCCGAGGTACTTCTCTCGCCGGCGGTCAAGGAATACATCGAAAAGAAGTACCAAGGGGCCGTGGTGCCGGCGCAGGTGCGCTACGGGAACTGAAGTGCGGTGCGGTCCGCCGAAGCTCCTGAGGTCCCGGAGACGGCGCGGCGGTTCCGCGGCGGAGGCGAATTCGGAATGTGAAAAGGCGGCGGGCAGGTACGGATCGCCCGCCGCCTTGCCTTTACGGCTGGACTTTTCCACGAAGAAATGCGGACAATGGAAAGCGGAGGCCACCTGCCGTCTCGGAGACTTTCGGCGGACTTCCGCCGGCAGAATACCGAGAGGGCGGAAGGCCGAACGATCCACACAAGACTTCCGTGGGGGGGGGCGAGAGGGTTTGGAGTACCGCCGCATGGGAAAGAGCGGTCTAAAGTTAAGCGCGCTGGGTCTCGGCAGCTGGTTTACCTACGGGAGCAAGACGGATCGCGAGACGGCGATTCGCACGATTCGGCGGGCGTACGAGCTCGGCGTAAACCACTTCGATACGGCGGACGTGTACGCTCGGGGCGAGGCGGAGAGCATCGTAGGCGACGCACTCCGCGCGTTTCCCCGGGAGACGTACGTACTCGCGACCAAAGTGTATTGGCCCATGGGGGATACGGTCACGGAGCGGGGGCTTTCGCGTAAGCACATAGTTGAGGCGATCGACGCAAGCCTTCGCCGCCTCGGCCTCGAGTACGTGGACATCTACTACGCCCACCGTTTCGACCCTGATACCGACCTCGAGGAGACGCTCCGTGCCTTCGACGATCTCGTGCGCGCGGGAAAGGTGCTCTACATCGGGGTGAGCATGTGGAGCGTAGAGCAGATGCGAGCCGCACGCGAGCTCGCCGAAAAGCTCCTGCTCCACCCGATCGCAGTAGACCAACCCGAATACAACCTTTTGAACCGCGAGATCGAAGGCGACGTACTGCCCTACGCACGCGCACACGGCCTAGGTGTGGTCGTCTACTCGCCTCTGGCCCAAGGCGTCCTTACGGGGAAGTACCGTCCGGGGCAAGCGCCGCCCTCGTCTTCCCGTGCCGCCGATCCCCGAATGCGGGGCGTCATGGAGCGCTACCTCGACGACGACACCCTCCGCCGAGTGGAGCGCTTTGCAGCGCTCGCGCGCGACGCGGGGGTAACCCCTTCGCAGCTTGCCCTGGCCTGGGTCCTTCGCCGGCCGGAGGTAACGAGCGCCCTTGTCGGGGCGAGCCGTCCGGAGCAGCTCGAGGAAAACCTCGGGGCGCTCGATGTCCGGCTCTCGGATGACGTCTGGTCGGCTGTAGAAGACATTTTCGCCGACAGAGGGGAGGGGAGCGCCTAGCCCGCACGGGCGTGGCGAAAGCCGTACGCGGCGTAGACGACGAGGCCGATGAGGAGCCATACCCCGAAACGCACGAACGTCACCCATGGAAGGCTCGCGATGAGCGTCGCCGTTCCCGCAAGGCCGACGAGGCCGACGAGCCAAACGGCCGGGACGCGGAAGGGGCGCACGGCATCGGGGCGCGTCACGCGGAGGACGAGGACGCTGAGCGTCGTGAGGAAGAAGGCGGAAAGCCCGCCGATGTTTGCGAGTTCTGCGAGGGTGTGTACGGGGAAAAACGTGGCGAGCAAGGCCGCCGTCCCGAAGACGAAGCTTTCGGCGACGTACGGGGTTCGCGTCGTCGGATGCACGCGGCCCAGAAGTTCCGGCAAGAGCCCGTCACGGCCCATGGCAAAGAGGATGCGGCTTCCGTTCGTCCCGTTGGCGAGCATCGTGGCGAGGAGGCCGAAAAGGATCGCCAGGGCGATGAGCCCTTCTCCCACAGGGAGCCCCATTTCCCGGAAGGCAAAGGCTACGGGGTTGGGGACGTCCAGGTGCGTAAAGGGAACGACGCCGGTGAGCACGGCGGCGACTCCGACGTACAAGGCGACGATGGTCAGGATGGCCGAAAGGAGGACGCGGGGGATCGTGCGTTCGGGATTTTTGACCTCCTCGAGCACCGCCGTCACGCCGTCAAAGCCCGTGTAGGCGAAGAAGGTCAGGGCCGCCCCGCGAAGCACGCCTTCCCAGCCGAACGGGAGGAAGGGGTGCCAGTTTTCCGGGCGAACGTGGGCGATCCCCACGCCGAGGAAGGTGAGGATGGCGAGGAGCTTGAGCCACGTGAGTCCTTCGCTCACCTGACCGACGAGGCGGATCCCCCGAAGCGAGATCGCGGCGACGAAAGAAACGCCCAGGGCCGCGAGGAGGTTGGCTACGCCGCCCTCGAAGGGGTTGTGCGTGAGCGCCTCACCCAAGGGGAAGCCCATGGCGTGAAACAGGGAGTTCACGTAGCCGCTCCAGCCCACCGCCACGGTGGCGACGATCACCGTGAACTCGAAGATGAGGTCCCAGCCGACGATCCAGGCGAAGATCTCCCCAAGGCTCACGTACGTGTACGTGTAGGCGCTTCCGGCCACGGGCACCAGGGAGGCGAATTCGACGTACATGAGGGCGACGGCGAGCGTGACGATGCCCCCGATGAGAAAGGAGAACGGTACAGCCGGCCCCGCATCGTGGGCGGCCACCGTCCCGGGAAGCACGAAGATCCCCGCCCCGATCACGGCCCCGATCGTGTAGAAAAAGAGGGGTACGGGTCCGAGTTCGCGCCGAAGGCGGTGTCCTTCTTCCTCTGCAAGGGATTTTGCCCATTCGATCGACTTGCGGCGGAAAACCGTGGGGTGCGACATGTGCTCCGTCTCCTTTCCCGCAACGTCAGGGTGTCCTGCCGCGTCGGCGCAGGGAAGAAAGCGCAACCAAAAGCAAATATACCCCGAAACCGAGGAGGGTTCCTACCGGCGGCGTGCAGAAGGAAGGAATTTCCGCAGGCGCAAAGGCGGCCATTCCGTGGCGGAGGAGTTTGGCGCCGGCAAGCCAGAGGAAGAAGGCGGCAAGTCGCGAAATCCACGGAGACGCGGCGAATTCCCGCGGGAAGAGGCGAACGAGGAAGAGGGTGAGGCCGAGGCTCGTCGCTGTGACGGCAAAAAAGGTCCACCCCTCTACGGCAAAGGCTTGGGCGACGAGGATCTGGTCGATCCCGAGTACGAAGTCTAGGGCGACGAGGGTGACGAGCGCCTTGAGGATCCGCCGGACGAAGGAGAGTTCCGAACGTTCCTCCCGGGCGAAGAGCAGGTTCCCCGCGAGAATCCAGGCGAGGAGCCCTGCGGCGAGGGGCACGTACGGAAGCGTGAGGGCAAACGAAAACGCCCACCCGTAGGCGGTCCTTAGTAGGGAAAATCCGAGGACCGCCACAAGGAGGGCGGGGAGGCGTAGGGGAAAGTAGCGGCGGAAAAAGGCGAGAAGGACGAGGGCGTTGTCGACCTCGGTGAGCACGCTCAAGAAAAAGAACGCGGCTTCCTTCACCGCAGTCCCCCCGCACGCACGACGCTCGCATGGTCTCGGCTCGTCTCAGGTATATGCGCGGGCGTGCGGGGAGAATCCGCCCGAGCTCGCCGACTCAGCGGGGCGGCTTCGGGCGCTCGTACGGCTTTTCGTAAGGAAGGGGGATGTATTGGACAGAAGGTCGGCGTCCTGCGGGCTGGGGGTAGAGCTCCATGAGGCGGTAGATCTCCGGTGGGAGGTCCGTGTGGATGTCAAACCCTAGGGACCGTAGCTCTTCGACGCCGATCGGATAGTCGTGCGTCCACCGCCCTTCGCTCAAGAGTCGGGCGAGGACCTCGGCCTTTTCCTCCGGCATCTTGCGCCGCAGGAGTTCGTACAAGCTCGTCCGGACCTGACGCAGGGCCTTTTGCGCTACGTCCGCGAGGATGAGCGTGCGGTCGTCGATGCTTTCCAGAGGCTTGGCTTCGATTACCTTGAGGATGCTCGCCGCGGGGTATTCTCCGAGTTGCGGGTCGACCGGCCCGAGGACTGCGTTTTCGTCCATCACGATCTCGTCGGCAGCGAGGGCGATGAGCGTGCCGCCGGACATCGCGTAGTGTGGGACGAAGACGGTGACCTTGGCGGGGTGCTTCGCAAGGGCGTAGGCGATCTGTTCGGCGGCGAGGACGAGGCCGCCCGGGGTGTGGAGGATGAGGTCGATGGGCATGTCGGGCGGGGTAAGGCGTATCGCCCGAAGCACCTGTTCGGAGTCTTCGATGTCGATGTAGCGGGTAATCGGGATCCCCAAAAAGCTCAGGGCTTCTTGGCGGTGGATGAGGGTGATCACGCGCGAGTGGCGTTTCTTTTCGAGCCTGCGCATGAGTTCCGTCCGCTGGAGCTCGATTCGCCGTTGGTGAAGCATGG
This is a stretch of genomic DNA from Brockia lithotrophica. It encodes these proteins:
- a CDS encoding methionine ABC transporter permease, which gives rise to MPFPHVSQNWPLIVQATVETLYMVGLSLLLAVLIGLPLGVVLLVTSPGHLRPNAVLYHALGVVVNVFRSVPYIVLILWTIPLSRFLIGTSFGTNAAVISLTLGTAPFFARLAEGAMREVDRGVIEAAKAMGATDFAIVTRVLIPESLPGILSGVTVTAVALVSFSAMAGLVAGGGLGAMAWNYGYNSFQTDTLFVTTVILVLIVQVVQMLGDRFVRAVDRR
- a CDS encoding MetQ/NlpA family ABC transporter substrate-binding protein encodes the protein MKKHVLGIALAVAVLLFGVAACGGGGGTSSSKTLTVGATAVPHAEILNDVVKPELAKQGIDLKVVIFQDYIQPNEKLYEKELDANYFQHLPFLEQTNREKGYNLVPLVGVHIEPMGGYVAKGKPYKSVQDLPNNATVAITNDPTNVGRMLLLLERQGLIKLKEGVGPKAQLTDIVENPKNLKFFQMDAAMLPKALDDPKVDLALINTNFALQAGLNPLKDAIFLEDSSSPYVNVLAVRPESKDDPRIQKLAEVLLSPAVKEYIEKKYQGAVVPAQVRYGN
- a CDS encoding aldo/keto reductase family protein; amino-acid sequence: MEYRRMGKSGLKLSALGLGSWFTYGSKTDRETAIRTIRRAYELGVNHFDTADVYARGEAESIVGDALRAFPRETYVLATKVYWPMGDTVTERGLSRKHIVEAIDASLRRLGLEYVDIYYAHRFDPDTDLEETLRAFDDLVRAGKVLYIGVSMWSVEQMRAARELAEKLLLHPIAVDQPEYNLLNREIEGDVLPYARAHGLGVVVYSPLAQGVLTGKYRPGQAPPSSSRAADPRMRGVMERYLDDDTLRRVERFAALARDAGVTPSQLALAWVLRRPEVTSALVGASRPEQLEENLGALDVRLSDDVWSAVEDIFADRGEGSA
- a CDS encoding amino acid permease, whose amino-acid sequence is MSHPTVFRRKSIEWAKSLAEEEGHRLRRELGPVPLFFYTIGAVIGAGIFVLPGTVAAHDAGPAVPFSFLIGGIVTLAVALMYVEFASLVPVAGSAYTYTYVSLGEIFAWIVGWDLIFEFTVIVATVAVGWSGYVNSLFHAMGFPLGEALTHNPFEGGVANLLAALGVSFVAAISLRGIRLVGQVSEGLTWLKLLAILTFLGVGIAHVRPENWHPFLPFGWEGVLRGAALTFFAYTGFDGVTAVLEEVKNPERTIPRVLLSAILTIVALYVGVAAVLTGVVPFTHLDVPNPVAFAFREMGLPVGEGLIALAILFGLLATMLANGTNGSRILFAMGRDGLLPELLGRVHPTTRTPYVAESFVFGTAALLATFFPVHTLAELANIGGLSAFFLTTLSVLVLRVTRPDAVRPFRVPAVWLVGLVGLAGTATLIASLPWVTFVRFGVWLLIGLVVYAAYGFRHARAG
- a CDS encoding TerC family protein — encoded protein: MKEAAFFFLSVLTEVDNALVLLAFFRRYFPLRLPALLVAVLGFSLLRTAYGWAFSFALTLPYVPLAAGLLAWILAGNLLFAREERSELSFVRRILKALVTLVALDFVLGIDQILVAQAFAVEGWTFFAVTATSLGLTLFLVRLFPREFAASPWISRLAAFFLWLAGAKLLRHGMAAFAPAEIPSFCTPPVGTLLGFGVYLLLVALSSLRRRGRTP
- a CDS encoding SDH family Clp fold serine proteinase, producing MDIFFSFFWLFFLLTALLPMLHQRRIELQRTELMRRLEKKRHSRVITLIHRQEALSFLGIPITRYIDIEDSEQVLRAIRLTPPDMPIDLILHTPGGLVLAAEQIAYALAKHPAKVTVFVPHYAMSGGTLIALAADEIVMDENAVLGPVDPQLGEYPAASILKVIEAKPLESIDDRTLILADVAQKALRQVRTSLYELLRRKMPEEKAEVLARLLSEGRWTHDYPIGVEELRSLGFDIHTDLPPEIYRLMELYPQPAGRRPSVQYIPLPYEKPYERPKPPR